The DNA segment GGACATTTGGATCATATTGGGGCAGCGGAAAAATTAAAGCATCATTTTGGTGTTGAGATTTTGGGCGCACAGGAAGCTGATAAATATTGGTTTGAAGGGCTTCCACAGCAGGCAGAACGCTTTGGATTGCTATTTGAATTAAGCGCATTTTTGCCTGATCGTTGGCTTAATGAAGGTGATGTCATTGAAGTGGGGGATTTTACCTTTGATGTGTTACATCTTCCAGGACATAGCCCAGGCCATATTGGTTTTATTGAAAAGACTAAAAATGTAGCCTTTACTGGTGATGTATTGTTCAAAAATTCAGTAGGAAGAACAGATTTACCGGGTGGCGATCATCAAACATTATTAGATACGATTAAACAGAAATTATATCCACTTCCCGATGAAATGGTGATTATTCCAGGACACGGTGCTTATACTACCATTGGCCAGGAAAAGAAAAGCAATCCTTTCTTAGCGAATTTATAAAGGAAAATAAAAACGAGCTGGTGAAGTATTCCAGCTCGTTTTTAGTTAAAAAATCACGGAAAATAGACCGCACTTATTTTCTTTATTCCCCTGTATTTGGAAACATAAACGGATTTAAACCACTGCGCGCAAGGCCTTTTTCTTCCATTTCAATATCAAGATAAATGCTTGCCAGATCATCGGCAATGGCTTCCACATAAGGATCTTTTTCTTGATACATCATTTTCAGATAACTATGGCAATCGCCGCAGCTTTCTGCTTTCACTGGCGCAGATTCACTGTCGATTGACCAATAATCCAATTTCCCTGTGTGATTGCAGTTGGTGCATTTGCTACGCACCACATTCCATTCACTTTCGCAAAGAGAGCAATGCACATAACGCAAACCCTGTTCTGAGCCAAAATGTACCACGCTCGCTGTTGGCGGCGCATTACATACTGGGCAAAGATGAAGGTGTTCACCGCTTTCCATTTTACTATTTTGCGGTAATTGTTGAGCAAGCTGAATCCAATAAAGGGAAAGTGCTGCCCAAATAAATAAGGCTTTGTCGCTGCTGACTTCAGAAAATTGTTGCGCAAGCAATTTGTCGGCAAGTTGTTCAAGCTCGCTGTCAGAAGCTTTTTCTAAATTCTCAATAGTGGCTTGTACACTTTCATTGCCGTTATTTTTCATTTTATTGAGTAAGGTGCGCAGCAAATCTCGCCATTGGGGATCGCGCTGCCATTTTGTGATGTCAAGGGGAACGCTAGTTTCCGTGCTGATTTCAATTTCTTGCGTAACAGGCTGTTCATTCAGTAGCGCAAGCTGACAATCAACAATATTGGCAGCGAAATTAAGGTAATCCGCCATTGGGTGATTTTGCGCTAAAGAACGCAGGCGTTCGGCACGGCGTTGGTAAAGATTTTTCGGGTTGGAAAATAAAAGAATCGGGTGATGAAAAGAGCTGGCAGCTTGTACAATTTCATCTTTTGGTAGGATTTTTATACTCATAATTTTTCATTAACGTTCGTCAATAAAGAAAGTGCGGTGTAAATTTGCAAAATTTTGCAAAAAATCACCGCACTTTG comes from the Avibacterium avium genome and includes:
- the fdhE gene encoding formate dehydrogenase accessory protein FdhE, which produces MSIKILPKDEIVQAASSFHHPILLFSNPKNLYQRRAERLRSLAQNHPMADYLNFAANIVDCQLALLNEQPVTQEIEISTETSVPLDITKWQRDPQWRDLLRTLLNKMKNNGNESVQATIENLEKASDSELEQLADKLLAQQFSEVSSDKALFIWAALSLYWIQLAQQLPQNSKMESGEHLHLCPVCNAPPTASVVHFGSEQGLRYVHCSLCESEWNVVRSKCTNCNHTGKLDYWSIDSESAPVKAESCGDCHSYLKMMYQEKDPYVEAIADDLASIYLDIEMEEKGLARSGLNPFMFPNTGE
- a CDS encoding MBL fold metallo-hydrolase, which translates into the protein MNIEIIPVTPFQQNCSLIWDNEKNAAIIDPGGEAEKLIKRIEELGLNLKLILLTHGHLDHIGAAEKLKHHFGVEILGAQEADKYWFEGLPQQAERFGLLFELSAFLPDRWLNEGDVIEVGDFTFDVLHLPGHSPGHIGFIEKTKNVAFTGDVLFKNSVGRTDLPGGDHQTLLDTIKQKLYPLPDEMVIIPGHGAYTTIGQEKKSNPFLANL